One segment of Heliomicrobium gestii DNA contains the following:
- the guaA gene encoding glutamine-hydrolyzing GMP synthase encodes MTKPHETILVLDFGGQYNQLIARRVRELHVYCEMHPFTMSIDAIREMNPKGIIFTGGPSSVYAEKAPAVDPAIYDLGIPILGICYGMQLMVNQLGGKVGGAESREFGKASLTITVSEGPFAGMEGDVQCWMSHGDKVEMLPHGFVSSGKTDHAPFAAMADPVRRFYGVQFHPEVRHTPQGMDMMRSFLFGVCGCTGEWTMENFIEEQVAAIRERVGGGKVLCALSGGVDSSVAALLVHRAVGEQLTCVYVDHGFMRLNESERIVKTFRDELGMNLIAVEASERFLAKVAGVSDPETKRKGIGNEFIRVFEEEAAKLGQVDFLVQGTLYPDVVESGTATADTIKTHHNVGGLPEDMKFELIEPLRTLFKDEVREVGQKLGLPEDIVWRQPFPGPGLAIRVLGEITKESLDILRHADDIVFQEIKKAGLYRQIWQSFVVLPTSVRSVGVMGDCRTYEYPAILRAVTSDDAMTADWARLPYELLEKISNRIVNEVKGVNRVVYDITSKPPGTIEWE; translated from the coding sequence TTGACGAAACCCCATGAAACCATCCTGGTCCTCGATTTTGGCGGTCAGTACAACCAACTGATCGCCCGCCGCGTCCGGGAATTGCACGTCTACTGCGAGATGCACCCCTTCACGATGAGCATCGACGCCATTCGGGAGATGAACCCGAAGGGCATCATCTTCACCGGCGGCCCGTCCAGCGTCTATGCGGAAAAGGCGCCTGCCGTCGACCCGGCCATCTATGACCTGGGCATTCCCATCCTGGGCATCTGCTATGGCATGCAGCTCATGGTCAACCAGCTCGGCGGCAAGGTCGGCGGGGCTGAGTCGCGTGAATTCGGCAAGGCGTCCCTCACCATCACCGTTTCGGAAGGTCCCTTCGCCGGCATGGAAGGCGATGTGCAGTGCTGGATGAGCCATGGCGACAAGGTCGAGATGTTGCCCCATGGCTTTGTCAGCTCCGGCAAAACGGACCATGCCCCCTTTGCGGCTATGGCCGATCCGGTGCGCCGCTTCTACGGCGTCCAGTTCCACCCCGAAGTGCGTCACACGCCCCAAGGCATGGATATGATGCGGAGCTTCCTCTTCGGCGTCTGCGGCTGCACCGGCGAGTGGACCATGGAGAACTTCATTGAAGAACAGGTGGCCGCCATTCGTGAACGCGTCGGCGGCGGCAAAGTGCTCTGCGCCCTCTCGGGCGGCGTTGACTCCTCTGTGGCGGCGCTCCTCGTCCACCGGGCCGTCGGCGAGCAACTGACCTGTGTCTACGTGGATCACGGCTTCATGCGTCTCAACGAATCGGAGCGGATCGTTAAAACCTTCCGCGACGAGTTGGGCATGAACCTGATCGCCGTCGAAGCGTCGGAACGCTTCCTGGCCAAGGTGGCCGGCGTCTCTGATCCGGAAACGAAGCGCAAAGGCATCGGCAACGAGTTCATCCGCGTCTTTGAAGAGGAAGCGGCCAAACTGGGTCAGGTCGACTTCCTGGTTCAGGGCACCCTCTACCCGGACGTGGTCGAGAGCGGCACCGCGACGGCAGATACGATCAAAACCCACCACAACGTGGGCGGCCTGCCGGAGGACATGAAGTTCGAATTGATCGAGCCCCTGCGCACCCTCTTCAAGGACGAGGTCCGGGAAGTCGGTCAAAAACTGGGCCTTCCCGAAGACATCGTCTGGCGCCAGCCCTTCCCCGGACCGGGCCTGGCCATCCGCGTTCTCGGCGAGATCACCAAGGAGAGCCTGGACATCCTGCGCCACGCCGACGACATCGTCTTCCAGGAGATCAAAAAAGCCGGCCTCTACCGGCAGATCTGGCAGTCCTTTGTCGTGTTGCCCACATCTGTCCGCAGCGTCGGCGTCATGGGCGACTGCCGCACCTACGAATACCCGGCCATCCTGCGCGCCGTCACCTCGGACGACGCCATGACGGCCGACTGGGCGCGACTGCCCTATGAACTGCTCGAAAAGATCTCCAACCGGATCGTCAACGAGGTCAAAGGGGTCAACCGGGTCGTCTATGATATCACGTCGAAGCCGCCGGGGACGATTGAGTGGGAGTAA
- a CDS encoding AAA family ATPase produces MLRWIDLQGVGPAPKMRIDFSERVNVITGDNGLGKTFMLDVAWWALTRTWADTPALPLGGKRGIIEYQIRGKTGDATPVKSLYRPDAQEWPVRAVRPAIPGIVVYLRIDGGYSVWDPARNYWRKESPDRPASYHFDNRQIWDGLKIGDMSVCEGLERDWVSWQKGSEPQFEMLKAVLEKLSPPGERLCPGKPKRVFLGEGFDRPTLQFGQEEVPVVLASAGLRRDLALAYLLVWVWHEHRQTAKLLYREPETRITVLIDEPETHLHPGWQRRIVPALLQAVDVLQGDQAAQIQLLLATHSPMVLASLEPIFDEERDVLYHLKTVSGEVELNLQPWTKQGDVTNWLVSEVFGLEQARSAEAERAIEAAEAWMRGEKANLPEGLNDAASIQRELERVLAGHDSFWPRWVISVGTGSGGTA; encoded by the coding sequence ATGCTGCGTTGGATTGATTTACAGGGTGTTGGCCCTGCACCCAAAATGCGGATAGACTTCTCCGAACGAGTCAACGTCATCACCGGAGATAACGGGTTAGGGAAGACCTTTATGTTGGATGTGGCATGGTGGGCATTGACGCGTACTTGGGCTGACACACCAGCTTTGCCGCTCGGCGGAAAACGGGGGATTATTGAATACCAGATCCGGGGGAAAACAGGTGATGCGACGCCCGTTAAGTCCCTCTACCGGCCGGATGCGCAGGAGTGGCCTGTGAGAGCTGTCCGCCCAGCCATTCCTGGCATCGTCGTTTACCTGCGCATTGATGGTGGTTATTCCGTTTGGGATCCGGCTAGAAATTACTGGCGTAAAGAAAGTCCTGACCGTCCCGCCTCTTATCATTTTGACAACCGCCAGATCTGGGATGGTTTAAAAATTGGTGACATGAGTGTCTGTGAAGGACTGGAACGTGATTGGGTAAGTTGGCAGAAGGGGTCAGAGCCGCAATTCGAAATGCTGAAGGCGGTGTTGGAAAAACTATCGCCACCTGGAGAACGGTTATGTCCGGGAAAGCCAAAGCGGGTATTTTTGGGGGAAGGTTTTGATCGGCCGACCCTACAGTTTGGTCAAGAAGAAGTCCCGGTAGTTCTCGCTTCCGCCGGTTTGCGACGGGATCTAGCGTTGGCCTACCTGTTGGTTTGGGTTTGGCATGAACATCGACAAACAGCGAAACTCCTATATCGTGAACCAGAAACTCGGATAACGGTGCTGATTGATGAACCGGAAACCCACCTGCATCCCGGTTGGCAACGCCGCATTGTCCCGGCGTTGTTGCAAGCGGTTGACGTTCTTCAGGGCGACCAAGCCGCTCAGATCCAGTTGCTGTTAGCGACTCATTCCCCGATGGTATTGGCTTCACTGGAACCGATATTTGATGAGGAACGCGATGTGCTCTATCACCTCAAGACGGTCAGCGGAGAAGTGGAACTGAATCTTCAGCCATGGACAAAACAGGGGGACGTGACCAATTGGTTGGTTTCTGAGGTGTTTGGTCTCGAACAGGCTCGATCGGCGGAAGCGGAGCGGGCTATCGAAGCGGCAGAGGCGTGGATGCGGGGAGAAAAGGCTAACTTACCGGAAGGACTAAACGATGCGGCGAGTATCCAGCGAGAACTGGAACGAGTACTTGCTGGGCACGATTCCTTTTGGCCTCGATGGGTCATATCGGTAGGAACGGGCAGTGGAGGAACAGCTTGA
- a CDS encoding DUF4405 domain-containing protein codes for MSSITNSSMPHVSTDCKIATRSSVGKVKGILSTALALLGLIVTVTGVGLFVAPHGPSAAKGWTFLGMNVPAMKGLHIWLGFGMVAFVLGHFALNLKTLMAELKQVFR; via the coding sequence ATGAGTTCCATCACCAATTCATCGATGCCCCACGTGAGCACCGATTGCAAAATCGCCACCCGCTCATCGGTAGGGAAAGTAAAAGGCATCCTTTCCACCGCCTTGGCCTTGCTCGGCCTGATCGTCACCGTAACCGGCGTCGGCCTGTTCGTCGCGCCCCATGGCCCTTCCGCTGCCAAAGGCTGGACCTTCTTGGGGATGAATGTGCCGGCCATGAAAGGCCTGCACATCTGGCTCGGATTTGGGATGGTTGCCTTCGTTCTCGGTCACTTTGCGCTGAATCTCAAGACGCTCATGGCTGAACTCAAACAGGTCTTTCGGTGA
- a CDS encoding SLC13 family permease codes for MDIDERLSTIPIFSGLDRINRAKLLPEFEEVQLPAGYVIFREGDRGDSLYVILSGSVSVYREPLPGQKPRLLAQFGASDCFGEMALLTGVPRTATVETDTPCLLARLSKERFDDLLSKHHSLAIDLAKLLSERLAIHSGHDVARAKEQALSPRSAGVSVEEAHPRRQPLWSTIALTWLSPLAPWLRLRKKQKLLALLIFVVLVESLLSIFLHSLGMKGSHIALLQIIAAAALFWSVDVVSPHAVALCLPLAAVLLHAATPTAAFSGFSNSSWFLILGVSALTAGISRTGLMYRLALLVMKRFPPNYGGQTLAWAITGMLLTPVIPSANGRVALMTPMLVALSETLRLPAGSSASVGLAMSCLLGFGHMSFLFMNGAAVCYVVLGLLPQPLAQSLSYQTWFLTAAPLGLPFFLLSLLAILLLFPYKSQLVIKPAMIEAQLKVLGALTGEEKVCLLATSFSLIGFLTQSWHRIDGAWVALTSFLILYVGAVLTDQTIRSGIDWGFLITFGSMLGFGNAMKEAGLTDALSRLLQPLLQSVMGSPLIFLLSVALYITLLRFVLPISPGLLVGMLTVTPLCEAMGLSPLLVGLIMLMACNPWILPNQNAIYFTLLDGTDKRVFTHGQTRSLAILYGMICAISICVAEPYWEMLGLIY; via the coding sequence GTGGACATTGATGAACGGTTATCCACTATCCCCATCTTCTCGGGCCTGGACCGCATTAACCGGGCGAAACTGTTGCCGGAGTTTGAAGAGGTGCAGTTGCCGGCGGGCTATGTGATCTTTCGCGAGGGCGATCGTGGCGATTCGCTCTATGTGATTCTCTCCGGTTCCGTATCGGTGTACCGTGAACCGCTTCCCGGACAAAAACCACGCCTCCTCGCTCAGTTTGGCGCCAGTGATTGTTTCGGCGAGATGGCCTTGCTGACCGGTGTTCCCCGGACCGCCACCGTGGAGACCGACACGCCTTGCCTGCTGGCCCGCTTATCGAAGGAGCGTTTCGACGACTTGTTATCGAAGCATCACAGCCTGGCCATCGACTTGGCCAAGCTGCTGTCAGAACGGTTGGCCATTCACTCCGGTCATGATGTGGCTCGGGCGAAGGAACAGGCGCTCTCCCCTCGTTCCGCTGGCGTATCTGTAGAAGAAGCGCACCCGCGGCGCCAGCCCCTTTGGTCAACCATTGCGCTGACCTGGTTGTCCCCCCTCGCCCCCTGGCTGCGGCTCCGGAAAAAACAAAAACTGCTGGCTTTACTGATCTTCGTGGTCCTGGTGGAGTCGCTTCTGTCTATCTTCCTTCACTCACTCGGGATGAAGGGTTCCCATATCGCCTTGTTGCAGATCATCGCCGCAGCAGCGTTGTTCTGGTCTGTCGACGTGGTTTCTCCCCATGCCGTCGCGTTGTGCCTGCCCTTGGCCGCCGTCTTGCTGCATGCCGCCACACCCACTGCGGCCTTTTCCGGATTTTCGAACTCCTCGTGGTTTCTGATCCTTGGCGTATCGGCGCTCACGGCAGGGATTTCACGCACCGGGCTGATGTACCGGTTGGCGCTGCTGGTGATGAAGCGCTTTCCGCCCAACTATGGCGGACAAACCCTGGCATGGGCGATCACGGGCATGCTGCTCACACCGGTGATCCCGTCGGCCAACGGCCGGGTGGCGCTGATGACGCCCATGCTGGTCGCGCTGAGTGAAACGCTGCGCCTTCCCGCCGGCAGCAGCGCCTCTGTCGGCTTGGCGATGAGTTGCCTCCTCGGCTTCGGCCACATGTCCTTCCTGTTCATGAACGGCGCGGCCGTCTGTTATGTCGTGCTCGGACTGCTCCCCCAGCCGCTGGCGCAATCCCTCTCCTATCAGACCTGGTTTCTCACCGCCGCTCCCCTGGGCCTCCCCTTTTTTCTCCTGTCGCTCCTGGCGATTCTGTTGCTCTTTCCCTACAAGTCACAACTGGTGATCAAACCCGCCATGATTGAGGCGCAACTGAAGGTCCTGGGCGCCCTGACGGGCGAAGAAAAGGTCTGCCTGTTGGCGACCTCCTTCTCCCTGATCGGCTTTCTGACCCAGTCTTGGCATCGCATCGACGGCGCCTGGGTGGCTCTGACCAGCTTCCTGATTCTTTATGTGGGCGCTGTGCTGACCGATCAAACGATTCGCTCCGGCATCGACTGGGGCTTTCTGATCACCTTCGGATCGATGCTGGGCTTTGGCAACGCCATGAAAGAGGCCGGCTTGACCGATGCCTTATCCCGGTTGTTGCAACCGTTGTTGCAGTCGGTCATGGGCAGTCCCTTGATCTTTTTGTTATCGGTCGCCCTCTATATTACCCTGCTGCGGTTTGTGCTGCCCATCTCGCCCGGTTTGCTTGTGGGCATGTTGACGGTGACGCCGCTCTGCGAGGCCATGGGCCTCAGTCCGCTCCTGGTCGGCCTGATCATGCTGATGGCCTGCAATCCCTGGATCCTGCCGAACCAAAACGCCATCTACTTCACCCTGTTGGACGGAACCGATAAGCGGGTATTTACGCACGGACAGACACGGTCGTTGGCGATCCTCTACGGCATGATCTGCGCGATCTCGATCTGTGTCGCCGAGCCCTACTGGGAGATGCTTGGACTGATTTACTAG